Within the Pagrus major chromosome 4, Pma_NU_1.0 genome, the region GTTAATAAGTGTGTTTGACTAAACTGCAGTCGATGTGCCACACCGAAAAAAATCTAAAGCTTTGATGAGAGATGAGAAAGCCTCTTACACCCAACACTGAAAATGATGCTGTGAGAAACGGCTTAAGGATCCTCACGTCCAGTTACAGTTTATTAATTCTGCTGCACACTATCGTGGATACACAGAGATCCAGAGGGCAGCCCCATCATAAACGCTCCAGCTCTGTGAATCAATACTTACTTATTTTTGGAGACTGTGTGTATCTGCCACCCAGAACTACATGATGTGTACTCATAgtggggacagagaggagatgcACAGCACAGGTCAAGACTGGGTTTGGTTTTCTCTCcagtttgtctctctgttgtgGGCTCTGAGTGTTGTACAAGCACATGGCAACTacaaagtgatgagaaaatTCTCTAGAAATGCTCTAAACTCTCCACCAACACCGCCCTCAAACCCACATCACGACTACTTGAATATCAAGGAGCATAAAGTTGACTCTCTAATATCTGTTCATGCCCTTTCTCACAAGATGTTTATGCATCATCAAGTGTATTTTTCTCTGGAACATTCAGTTAGTTTTCTTCGTCAATTTataaccacagctgctgcaaacATTGAGCAACTCTTCCCATCCTCCGACACTGACCGTCTCCAAGCATCCAGCCTGTTCTGATGACTCACACTTTACTGTATTATATTAAGGGCCAAATTACAGATGGTGTCTcctgagagagggaaaaaatctATTATCGTAAATGTACCATTGTCTTATAATGACAGATGTTGTCAGATCATTCAGGCAACGGTAAAGTGCTTAAAAGAACAGAGTGAGTGTGCAGTTTTTTGAATATAAATGTTGACCATCTGGCCtcataaacaaatacaagagTCTCACTGGAACATATTTTAATCTCAGTTTCTgagagtaaaaaacaaaaaagctcaTCGTTCACAGATATTGACACAAAACATTCAGCTGTCATGAGGTTTCCAGGGAAGCAACATGGTTAATTTAACATGTGGTGTACCACCAGGCTCTTGTTTGGGACCCCTTATTATTGTCTTACATGTATCAATGATTTTTCATTAGTTTATTTGCTAGTGATACGAACATTACTTTATCACATTTGACCCCATCTGTCACTTTTAACCATTTTCTGGTGTCATGCTGTTGTACAGGGTGTGCAAATAAAGCCATGTGGTGTCTATCTAGGAATGCTTAGTCAGGCAAAGGTTTGGTATTTTGTCAGACACAAACTTAGGCGTCTAAGTAAATGGTGATATTTGTTGTTTGAAATGGtaggtcttgttaaaaataatgAGCTGTGGTTGATTCTCCAGGCGCCAAGATAAGCTTCTGATATCATTAGCCTGGTCTGTACCTCTGACACTAATGATTTTCTGAGATTTTCTTTAGAGGTGTGTGAAcaaactgctgtatttgactAAATCGTTCGATGCAGTAGCTGAAATTAAGATTAGCTTAAATTCTCTCAATCTATTGTAAAATAATCAATATAGGCCTCTTTACTGTCTTCATTCTTACATTCAAATTATTAAACTCAAAGAGCTGATGTCAATCTGTGGATCAGTGGATCCAGATCTGCCTGGTGTTGTTTGATCAGTAGGTCAGGGGAGGAAGAAGTCTCAGGACATCTCGGACGTTTAGTTGGCAGGTTTGAAAGGGTTTTTGAGATAGCGACACGCtgagtgcacacacagagatttttacacaaagaaaatgcAGATTGAGAGCAGGGacgagaagaggaggaaggtggaGATGGCACTGATGACACCACCAGTCAGTAGCTCCTCTCTGCAAAGCTGCTGAACTGAGTACAGTCCTCGTCCTTGGCGCGATACTGCAATGATGCAACTCCTctgaatatttctttatttttcataaacTAATTATGCCATTTTCCTGGACTTAAGTGTTATAAGAATGGGTCTTCCATCTTCTGGTTTTCTTAATTTGTTTGGGACACTTTAAATTAAGATgaattgtgacttttttcaCAATCCTCAGTGGCAATTATCAGGGCTTATTCAGATAACATTCATTTCTGCTGTAGAAAAGGGCAGGATGGACCGGAGTGAATAGCTGAATAGAAAGCGAGTGTGTATCATCCGTTTCTCCCTTTTCAGATCTGtttaacaaagcaaaaaaatctaatcaTCAACCTTTAGAGTTACATTCTTATTAGACTGCTGTCCTGTGCTGTTGACCGTGAGATGCATCAGTCGATTAAATATGTGATTAAACTCTTTGCTGACCTCACTTGTTGTCCCTGTTCGTGACTCCAGATATTTTCAGAAAGAGTTTTTATCCCCCAAACTAACTTCACAAGGACACAAAAATATGATTCAGCTATACCGTCCTTTCAGACATTGttctcacacgcacacattttCCAGACAAACAATCAAagcattgtttaaaaaaagatggaCAATTAAGTTTTTAGACTTTTAGATTATAATATACGTCTTTTCAGAGGTTAGTGTCACTGTGGATTTACACACAGCTCCTTTGTGTTTCGGGTCGATAatcaaaagcaacaaaaaccaGGTTCACATCAAAAATAAGTGGAACgaacatgaaagtgaaaggaAGTACGCCCATGAAATATCACTGGGGTGTAATTAGTTCTTCAGCTCAGCTTCATAAAGAAGCGACAGATGGCCCTGCTCACATCCAGACATTTATTGACGGTCTGTCTGTCCAATTTTAAATGTTCTGTACTCTGTAGTAGGTGCCACTTTTTACTCCATCCACCAGTTGTAATAACACTGTCAAACTACATCAAGATCAGCCTCCATCTTGTTTTTGCTGACCAGTTTGCAGCTGTTTACAAAGATGCCTCATATGAATCAAGCCTGCGAAGTTACTAAATGACACGTCCAGTGACCCCTCTATCTGTGACACCCGCATCAGGATTTGTGATTACAACTTATTTTACCATTTGTACCGGTGTTCATGTTAATAGAGATGAGCCCAGAGTCAGTGTTGAGCTGAGACCTGAGACCCAAAACCAGCCTCAACATGGTCAAGACATTCTGCAGGAGACTCTGCTCAGACAGGACGCTGCACTGTGAATAAATCTCACATTATTGATGTCCTAACACCCCTGCTGAGACAGAGATCAGCTGCCAGCAGGAATAATAGGCCTCTTCCctcacagagtgtgtgtgaaagctcTCATGGTCACACGGGCAGAGCTGACCGTACAGAGGACGCTCATCCTTTCCTCAGAGTGACTCAGggttaataaaaaacaaaaggaagccTGTCCGTTCCCACCTTTCTCCCTCGCTGTCAGCCCATCTCTGTCCGTCTTCCTCTCTCTACACATCTCgacttctcctctctctttttttgatGCTCTGCGACAGATCCCATTTGCTTTCAACGCCAGCCGCTCATCTGCTGTCAGCGACCGTTTGATGAAGAGCAAAGACGGTAATTTGCCATTCATTATTAACAAATCACTGCGCTGTGAAAAGTGCCTTTTGTTTGGCTCAGCCTTGAAAACAATTACAGTCGAGTTGTATTTCAGCTGTGATTGCATTGCATATTTCACGGCAACGCTCTGCTGATGGTGAAATTGAAAAGCAGATTTACTTTTCACAGGCGATGAGAGGAAGTGGATCTTTTAAATCAGTCCAGATCCAACTTCGCAGGTCACACGCCATCTCATCTCCCTACAAACCTGAGTAGTCACATTATAGGTAACGATACTGAAATGATGCTGATTTTAACTCATCTGGTAATAAACTAAAACCTACTGAAACAGACCGAGAATGTGACTTAgtaaatctacttaagtactgtacttaaggacaaatttgaggtacttgtactttacttgaatatttccattttatgtaacCATATACTGCAAATACTGCAcattttattccactacatttatctggcagattaagttactagttacttttcaggtCACACCCTGTCTGTGCAGTGAAAACCATGTTTCTCCAAatttcaaatatcaaatatcttTAGACTTATTCAGCATGCTGAACGTGGTCCTCTCATAACCTCATTCAGgccctttgatcattttgttagtTGGGTGGTCAGCCCATTCGTTAGTTATGTCTGTTGCccctttttttattacaaagttttaaCCCAGAGTTTAGCTTTTACCATccctggaaatgtatgtaaaattattattattaggcaTATCCCAGTACATCCCAAGGTAAATTCataagctgttgttgaaccatttggagtacaggcatggttttgggctcttttgaacGGTTATAGGCTGTCAGAAGGTCTTAAAATGCCTCTGGCATTAATCAATAGGAGTctaaacacactgaattatatTCCCTCACTTaaatttttaatgcaaaaataagcctgcagatgacctgtaactgcccctttcagctggaaaacacaatgggtccacgTCATGTAGTCTTACGgggtccaagttcaaattatCAGATTagatatcactgaaaatgataATCTAATTAATGattttctgaggaaatattcaggtgCATGGCAAAAAAAAGCCGTGCacctgaataaaaataaaaatactgtgaCCTTAGAATACCCCTGCTTGAGAGTAACAggggcaaaaactcattattgttctttatttccttatttacttTTATGGAATTTAcgagaatcaaactgacaacctgCTTCTAACATTAACAAGGTGCGTTTGTTTCCCTGTACTTTTGCTATACACAACAAATCTTTTTCAAGTGCATTGTTTTAGCACATTTAAATCAACTTTACAGGGCAGACATAGGAAATGTAAAAGTCCAAGTCCAAGTTGAATAGGCCTGATATAATCtataatttcaaaatgtcagccTCTATGTGTTATCTTACAGCTCTGTCAAACTTTTAGTGTCAGTTCAGAATTATAGCATCATGTGatattaaaattacatttgtttcattaaatatttacagaaatATCAAATTTAAATAGTGTTGGGTGAAGCTCATCATGATGTAGCAACCTTAGGAGAATTACATCAGTCTAATAGTTTACATTTGATGTATGAATCTCCCGTCTGAtcattatttacagtatgaaGGGACATTTTCCGTGATAAGGCATTGTATATACACTGTGGATATCAACCAGTTACATGATTTATGAAATCCATCATTTCTTGTGCAGTCATTATCTAAGTGGCTGCAGCAGCGTCACTGtttaaaagatgttttctttacaGAAAACAGGCATTATTAAAACACCGTGCAGCCTTCACCCTCAGCATAATGAAACAGGAGGAGTCCCTGCCAGTGGTTATATTTATCAACAACATAATGAGCATGATAATCACATATTTCTTCAGGGGTGAATTCTGTagacacttcctgtctctgttaaACAATATTTCATGTGGCTGGCAAGTCTGGCTTTATTAGATAGATTTAAAGTATACGTTTGATAGAGGTGGCGATAAAATGGGGTGATGAAAGAGCAACATAGGTCCCAAACCCAGAACGATAGTATCATTGTGTGTGTCTTGGCTAATTGAGCCACCTGGATTTATCACAGCAGCAGTCTGGAGGGTGTATAATCGGGGGAAATGAGTTGTTTTTCGAGCAGTGGCCATCCAGAGACTCACACCTGGGCTCCTTAATACAAGCGGAGTGTTCCACTGTTGGCTTCTGACCTTGTAATCAGGGGGGTAGCATGTCTAAAAGCAGATCTTGCGTGCTGTAAAGCAGTGGATCTTGGAGGGAAGAGTGAGTTGAAGCCCCAAGTCTTAACTCAAAACCTCCCTGTGCCGGTGGGACATAAACCTGTGGATGTACTTTACTGAACCGTCATACAAACATTATCTTCTCAAGCCTTTTTGAGTTTCGTGTAGGAAACAAGGTacaaagtacaaagtacaagGTACGAGGTAATTCTATCGTCATTATACAATACAGGCTTGTATAACGAAGTCTGTAAACACCCTCATGcgacacaaattacagaacatgtATACAGActttaaatatacaaatatgcaTAAACACGGAGcgcatcttttgaatctgcatcagggtgaatgtaaacagcagcaacaagatggtgatgataatgtggttggCATCTTCTTatcaaaagttcaacatctgggaaactctgtgtgtgagcaccaagcatcaatgttataaacacagagtccacctctcctcgtcccaCGGTCTGTCAGCTCAGAACACGGTCCACCCGTCGAGTGCAGCAGCTTGATCCAAGATGTGATGGAGTCAGGTCCCTggggcacaacagtctctgatttcacgttCTTTGGCAAGCCTGTGTCCCATTTTGTCCGTTTCCTTTTCCTGCAatcagacattagccaggagcagcctgagatggattagcatggctcttattctgactctcttcctccctcggGCGGTCCAGCCGCTCAtactcagaaactgtgccttcaaacagGCCGGCAGGACTtccgtaaggttgtgatgttACAGTCATCCCGTCAGCCactgcaaaaacaccagcagagctgatgcCCAAACACAGCGGGCGGtacctgctcaggcctgtgagagctgaccaatcagagcagactggccTTAAtgagacaggcactaaaatgtagcgttcagacagagggtgaatagaggtgcagCAGCGGTGGAAGGTATGAAAAAATAGTGTGGGTTTTGAAcaataaagcatgtaaacattttctagtttacacccaaaataaaagtatgagcctgaaaatgagcatgggacctttaagaaaaaaatgtcttctgattctagcttcttaaatgttaatatCTTCGGGTGTCTTTACTtctttatgacagtaaacagaATATCTTTCTTTaagttgtggacaaaataaaatgtttaaggGTTCATCTTGGggtttgggaaacactgatcgacatttttcacaattttgtgacattttacagaccaaacaactaatcaattaattcagAAAATGATCCGCGCATTAATCgtcaatgaaaataatcagttgcagccctaatttgtCATTACCTTCACACAGTATGTGGCTGAAGCTGGATTTCTGAAGAGCGAGAGGATATATAGGGTTTGACTTTACTTAGAGTGAATGACATCTTTATTATGGGTAATTTGAGGCCATATTTAACACATGTAAAGCCGAGCAGCTACAGTACATTGTTGTCCGTCTTCTCTCCAATTTGTCCTTTGACACTGGACTATTGAACAGTGTAAATAGGAGCGCACCAGTTCTGCTACAACAATGCAGTCTTCTCCTATCTCAACAAATTCAGCAGAGGAGGCATAAAGAGATGAGGCTTCTTGtatgaatttaattaaatgaGCTGGCTCTCGTCTTTTTCTTTTGCGTCCTGTGTCTCATTACCACCGAGCTCCTTTTCTTGGTCTGTTTTAAGAAAACTTGCCAGAACCCACTCAGTCTGTTGGGCCTTATGCTGGAATTTAAGTGAGATCTACCCAAAGCTGCGAGCAGGGTATCATGGATGATAGCGGATAAGGTTTGAATTTTCTTAAATTTAGGCAACTTGCTGATGCTGCGTTTGTTCCTCATCACTATTCAGCTCTTCAGCTACTTCCCCCCCTGCTAtctgagatggaaaaaaaagctaAACTGGTGACTTAATTATACGCCCTGTAATCTGAGAACTGAGGATACAAACCCGCTGGATTTCAGTAAGTAGACACACAGCTTATTGACTATAAATAGGCTGAGCTGTAGCTTACTGGCACCATAAAATATCAGCAATATGCACTTAGGTTGGAGGATGACAGTCAATTGTGCTGGAATAacagtgtttgagtgtgtgtgtgtgtgtgtgtgtgagtgtgtgtgtgtgtgtgtgtgtgtgtgtgtgtgtgtgtgtgtgtgtacttgctTCATTTCGATTGTGTGATTCGACCCATAACCTCCATAATTTGTGTTCTTGTAACTGTCTGAAGCCAAGAGAGCACACACCCCTTAACCAAATCAAACACAATTCATACGCTTTACCATTCTGACAAAATCCAACGTTAACCAGTCAGAATGAGGTTGAAAAAATAGCTTGGTGTGTGCTTCCACCTAGTGGTTGCAACGCCTCTAAAGTACTATAACATCTGCTGGCACACTTTATTTAATTACAGTGAATTTGGCAGACTCCAGCCTTACACAACACAGACGTATCCTCCCTTTAATCACAAGTTATGAGGGCAGGATGTTATATCTTGGTCTATTTATTGAAAATAGGATAAAGAGATATTCTCTAACTAATATCAATATGTAACTAGGGGATACTGTGTAGGGACTGCACATATCAATTACGTCTTacagtgtttgttctgtgtaTGTGGAGGGTTTCCTCTGAGCAGCCCGTGATCGGTTAACTTTGTGGGGTGTCTCGCTGCCATCCTGGATCTTCTTCTAGTGTACTGCAGGAGTTTGGCATGACTTTGTGCACATAGTACTGCACCCATAATAGCCCACTGCGTTTCTCTGGTATGCACACATTGCAGAGTCTGATAGACGACTGACGTAAGGAGGTCATGAGCACACTGTGCTGTACAACCACTGTTTATGATATGAAGCCATCAGGTCGGTTGCATCCTGTcgcagtgagacagagacaatgTCGTGGCAATCTCTGTTCAATGATTacaaacatttcttcatttgttATGCCTATTTGATGAGTTGTACACCTGGATTCTTaaagacagaataaaacaatgttAAGTGTCTTTAGGTGAACTGTCTCTTGTCAGATTGATAAGTGTATATCCACAAATCAGATGATGATGCTCTGGAAGGACCTGCCTGAGGAAATGAGGTTGCCTGAGACAGTGTCTTCTTATTAGTCTCTtctaaaaacaaacttttatcAGAAAGCATACCCTGATTTTATCTTACTTGCCTGCttattttattggttttaatttttttaagattttaattcAGCTCtcattgtatatttttatttcagttacgcactttttacttttgtttgagGAGTGCTCTAAAAATAGTTTGCTGTTATcatattaaataattttatagAAACTAGCATGTTTATCAAGGACATTTTTGATTATTCAGTAATACTAGGCGGTAATGTTCCTGGTGGAATAGTAATATTTTCATATATCTGTGTTagacatcagaaaaacaaattgtGAGGCTGTCTTTCTAGAAAATTTTAATTTATGGATTGAGATATTGATTCATGCACAGGGAGGGTTTAAATGGTTTCAAGTGCCTGGGTGAAATTATATTTTAGCTTTCATCACAGCTATTATTCACCTTTTGTGAATACTTACATTTTAGTATTTGCAGCTATTAAATGTTGTACAAATGATCTAAATAGCAGAATAAACTCAGGAAAATCtagaaaatagtttatttactgATGCCATCTAAATGTGACGCTACAAGATGTAACTAAAATAATTGAAAAGTTAACATTTGCCATTCAGTACTCCCACGATCATCATGTATACGACACAAACTGTCTTCCAACAACATTCAGAGTAACTCAAGCAAGCATGAACTAAAAAGATACACTTTATTTAAAACCAGCAGGGGACATTAttgtacaaaaatacacaactgTTACATGGATGCTTTGTGTCAAGAATTGTTCGTCTCTCTCCTGCTGATTACACCACCGATGCTCTTCTGcatgcagcagcaacatggGACAATCGCTAACTTGCTCAGACATAATTTTTACCGAGAAAAATAACAAGTCCAACAAGCAATGTCATTTGCCGTAGGGAAGAATGTAGGATCCTAGATTCTTGAGTCTAGACAAACATGGCAGACCCATTCTCATAAATATCAGGAAGAATGCTGAACATGGGATGTTATTGAAACACTGAGTTGAACTCGTCTGCGATGTCATTCTGTAGCCTACTTGGCGGTGGTCTTGGCGGTGCCACCTTTCCCATCTCCCCCATCTCCATCGGAttttttctgcttctgctgcatTATCTCGGCATCCCTTGGAGAGAAAGGGCGGTTCAGAGAGACTTTGTTAGGGCAGACTCTACTgttacacagaaaacagaggtGCAACTAATATGTCTATATATACTAGTAATTAGGACTGGGATAGATTCTCAAGTAAAAAATAACTTGTGTTGCTTTTACCAAAATGTACCTTAAGGTTTTGCAGTATGTATAATACACATAATCAGCCAGATTGGAATAGTCTGCATAACCCGACATGACAAGTCATGACAAAACATGCAGTGCTGCTAAAGTACATTGCTCCAAGTTTGTGTGCATCCCATTCCTAAAAAAATGTCATGCAAGTCTGCTGCCTACCTCTGCTtgcgagcagcagcagacagccCATCGTCGCCCCTCTTCCCTTTGGACTGGTCAGTGCTTTTTTTCGCATTTTTCATGCGCGCTAGCTCACGTTGGTTTCCTCCTGCAGGTCAGAcatgaaaaaaggaaaggaaacgaCAATGTAACAGAAACAATGGCACCTTGAAGACCTCAGCTGCACCCTTGAAATCCTACTcctaataaaaaacattaaaatactaaaaaaaaaaagacactttgtGAGTTTGACGTTATAAAAACAGTGTGCAATGACACACGGCTCCTTCCTGTTTAGCTCGGCTGTGTGATGGCAGAAATAAAACTGGTGCAACGCGTAAAAGCCGCCGACGTGGCACGGGGGCGCTCCGGAGCAGCGTCCTCCATCGCATCGCGGATGGTCTTCAGCGGGCTAATTAATGACGAGCAGCGACGGCACTGCCACGTCTGAGGACATAAAAACGAAGATGAGCAATTTTGTCAGTCAAGATGTCAAAAAAAATATCCGCTACGTGCGCTAATTATGGCTTAACAGCGGGGCCCGAGGCTTCGTCTAATAGCTGGACTCCAAAACGGCCCAGTGGCCTTGTCGGATGTTGACTGACGAACATAACAAcgcacacaacaaaaacacacacacacacacagctaaatagctacatgcacacacactgcagcagaagCCTGTCAACACACTGGCGTGATTTGTTTACAGCCCGAAAAAAAGTCGACAACACTGGCGTGATgtctgtggaggaaaaaaaagaagaagaagaaaaaaaacacgtcCATTTCAGCAAATAGACGGGACCCGGGGTCGGTGGTGGCCAAGGCTAACGGCGGAAAAAAAACAACGACCACAGACTACGTGCAATCGAGTTAAGTACATGAATGTCTTACAGTCATAATATATGTCGATACCCACTGGTCATGTTATTAATCGACGCTTCTCTCGCCCGAAATCCAAATCAGCTCAGCCAAAGGGCCGTCGGTTCCCTTCCCGTCGCTCCAGTCGCTGTTGGTGCTGTTGGTTGCGCCTCCGTGGCTGCCAAACACACGCGAGACTTCCGTGCGAGAACTAGAACATTCCGTCGCTCCCCCGGGGTGTGCACTGCGCATGCGCCAGACACGCATGCATAAATTAAAAAGATTGAATCACAATAACAAAGAGACGGAGATGGGGTTATTTTAAAAGCGTTTACTTAAGCAACAGAAGTAATCTGCGCATTTAgtttaaaaccttaaaaaataaataaataaaaaaacattaggCACCCATTGACCTCTACATGGGTTTGTTTCATTCACTTATGTTACATACAGTGCCCATACAAAGTATTCGCCCCCTtaattgttttcctcttttataaatgaaattaaaaaaacaaaaaaaaagtctttaatgtcaatgtgaaaacagatttcGACAAAGTAatgtgaattaattaaaaagatgtaatgtaaaataagtgattgcagtGATTTAGTAGATGcgctgagtctgtgtggataggtTTGAACCAGGCTTGCACATCTGGGTACcgcaattttactccattcttctttgcaaaactgctcaagctctgtcaggttgcacggTGATCGGgcgtgaacagcccttttcaagtccagccacaaattctctattggattggggtctgggctttgactcggccactccacaacattcaccttgttgtctttaaaccatttctgtgtggCTTTCGCTGTACCCTTCaagtcattgtcttgctgggaaaaaaaatcttctcccaagttgtagttctcttgcagactgaatcaggttgtcctccaggatttccctatattttgctgcattaaCTTTACCCTCTACCCTAACAAGTCTCCCaggacctgctgctgagaagcttccccacagcatgatgctgccaccaccaggcttcacggtggggatggtgtgtttgtggtgatgtgcagtgtttggtgtctgcCAAACATAGCGTCAAGTCTGGTGGccaaaagctccattttggtctcatcagaccaaagaaccttcttccagttgtccttggagtctcccacatgcctttgaGTGAACTCTAGTTGcgatttaatgagctttcttcaacagtaaCTCCCATAAAGCTctgactggtgaagaacccgGGCGACAGTTGTtgaatgcagagtctctcccatctcagctgctgaagcttttaactccttcagagtagtcagaggtgtcttggtggccttCGTCGctagtctccttcttgcacgATCACTCAGTTTCTGAGGACggcctgctctaggcagatttaaacatgtgccatattccttccatttgTTAATGATGGATGTAACTGATCTCCaggggatgttcagtgacttggaaatgtttttgtatccagCCCCTgacttttcaataaccttttcacaGGGTTGCTTGGAGTGTTCATTTGTC harbors:
- the serf2b gene encoding small EDRK-rich factor 2 isoform X1; protein product: MTRGNQRELARMKNAKKSTDQSKGKRGDDGLSAAARKQRDAEIMQQKQKKSDGDGGDGKGGTAKTTAK
- the serf2b gene encoding small EDRK-rich factor 2 isoform X2 produces the protein MKNAKKSTDQSKGKRGDDGLSAAARKQRDAEIMQQKQKKSDGDGGDGKGGTAKTTAK